One window from the genome of Pelobates fuscus isolate aPelFus1 chromosome 13, aPelFus1.pri, whole genome shotgun sequence encodes:
- the LOC134582706 gene encoding olfactory receptor 5V1-like produces the protein MEDANQTYMNGFILLVFSTIPNLQAIFFSLFLAMYVATIIGNTLLIVAVRLNTQLQTPMYFFLSNLAFIDICFSTTIVPQLLVNTLVEDGRISLLGCVTQMFISLVVGATECLLLAVMSFDRYAAICKPLHYNVIMSKRLCIALATGCWTFCIINSFVHVVLTFRLSFCRSHHVNHFFCEVPLFFRIFCTNTWFNEITMYILAVIIVLCSFLLTLISYIHIISTIVKIRSSEGRHKVFSNCASHLIVVSLYYTTIMSMYLRPHSAYSPETDKNISILYTTVTPMLNPIVYSIRNKPVKSTLKRILSRKYHSL, from the coding sequence ATGGAGGACGCCAACCAGACTTATATGAATGGATTCATTCTCCTTGTTTTTTCGACCATCCCGAACCTTCAAGCTATTTTCTTCTCCCTGTTTCTGGCTATGTATGTAGCCACTATAATAGGAAACACTTTGCTTATTGTAGCTGTGAGACTAAATACTCAGCTCCAGACCCCAATGTATTTCTTCCTCAGTAATCTCGCCTTCATTGACATTTGTTTCTCCACCACGATAGTGCCCCAACTTTTGGTAAACACTTTAGTTGAAGATGGAAGAATTTCACTGTTGGGTTGTGTGACTCAGATGTTCATTTCTTTAGTTGTTGGTGCAACAGAATGTTTACTGCTGGCAGTCATGTCCTTCGACCGATACGCAGCTATCTGTAAACCATTACACTACAATGTTATCATGAGCAAGAGATTGTGCATCGCACTAGCGACTGGATGCTGGACATTCTGTATAATAAATTCCTTTGTCCATGTTGTACTAACCTTTAGACTGTCCTTTTGCAGGTCCCACCATGTCAACCACTTCTTTTGTGAGGTGCCTCTATTCTTTCGAATTTTTTGTACTAACACCTGGTTTAACGAGATCACAATGTACATTTTAgctgtgattattgtgctgtgtTCTTTCTTGCTGACTCTAATTTCATACATTCATATTATTTCCACAATAGTAAAGATCCGTTCTTCTGAGGGACGCCATAAAGTTTTCTCAAACTGCGCATCCCACCTCATTGTGGTCAGTCTCTACTACACAACCATCATGTCCATGTATCTGCGCCCACattctgcatactcccctgaaaCAGACAAGAATATTTCTATTCTCTACACTACGGTTACACCAATGCTGAATCCCATTGTCTATAGCATCAGAAATAAGCCTGTTAAAAGCACCTTAAAGAGAATCTTATCTAGGAAATACCATAGCCTATAA